One genomic segment of Oncorhynchus mykiss isolate Arlee chromosome 10, USDA_OmykA_1.1, whole genome shotgun sequence includes these proteins:
- the LOC110534938 gene encoding 5-hydroxytryptamine receptor 4-like encodes MDNTSLGWPVDLDGDANLSSLHGNLKNFCATSSRHQASRVILYAFFTAGILCTVVGNFLVVLAIAYYKQLQSPTNSFVMSLAVADCLVGLVVMPYSMVRTVEGCWLFGALFCRVHSSLDVMLCTASIFHLSCIAFDRYYAVCNPLVYHLKMSQGRVAFLIVVCWAVPLLISFGPIMLGLHKAGVNMVPMPPEDACVFLVNRVYAVMASLVAFYLPMGVMLAAYWKIYKAAKRQAMQISAMESQFSAGVGKDSSKKQRHRNAMRRERKAAKTLGIIMGVFLLFWLPFFTVNIVDPFIDYSTAVEVWEFFLWLGYVNSSLNPFLYGFFNRSFRRAFMMIMGCRICLSSSSPGMDLSKESNEHKVNQ; translated from the coding sequence ATGGATAATACCAGTTTGGGATGGCCCGTGGATCTGGATGGTGATGCCAACCTTTCTTCTCTCCATGGCAACCTGAAGAACTTCTGCGCTACGTCGTCGAGGCACCAGGCGTCCCGGGTAATCCTGTATGCCTTCTTTACGGCAGGCATCTTGTGCACGGTGGTGGGCAACTTCCTGGTGGTCTTGGCCATCGCTTACTACAAGCAGCTGCAGTCGCCCACCAACTCGTTTGTCATGTCCTTGGCGGTGGCCGACTGCCTGGTGGGGTTGGTGGTCATGCCCTACAGCATGGTGCGTACCGTGGAGGGCTGTTGGCTCTTTGGCGCCCTCTTCTGCCGGGTCCACTCCAGCCTGGACGTCATGCTGTGCACCGCATCCATCTTCCACCTCAGCTGCATTGCCTTCGACCGCTACTATGCCGTGTGTAACCCCTTGGTCTACCACCTGAAAATGTCCCAGGGTCGGGTAGCCTTCCTGATCGTGGTCTGTTGGGCCGTCCCGTTACTCATCTCCTTCGGTCCCATCATGCTGGGCCTCCACAAGGCAGGGGTGAACATGGTGCCCATGCCGCCCGAGGACGCCTGCGTCTTCCTGGTCAACCGCGTCTATGCCGTCATGGCCTCCCTGGTGGCCTTCTACCTGCCCATGGGTGTCATGCTGGCGGCCTACTGGAAGATCTACAAGGCGGCCAAGCGGCAAGCCATGCAGATCAGCGCCATGGAGAGCCAGTTTTCGGCCGGGGTGGGCAAGGACTCCAGCAAGAAGCAGAGGCACCGCAACGccatgaggagggagaggaaggcagCTAAGACCCTGGGGATCATCATGGGGGTCTTTCTACTCTTCTGGCTTCCCTTCTTCACCGTCAACATCGTGGATCCCTTCATCGACTACAGCACAGCGGTGGAGGTGTGGGAGTTTTTCCTGTGGCTGGGGTACGTTAACTCGTCGCTTAACCCGTTCTTGTATGGGTTCTTCAATAGATCCTTCCGTAGGGCGTTTATGATGATTATGGGATGTCGGATATGTCTGTCGAGCTCCTCACCGGGTATGGACTTATCAAAAGAGAGCAACGAACACAAGGTCAACCAATAG